GATGTCCTCACTGTCCTCAACCAGTAAATAGTGCATGTTGTCAGGCTGGTGTCAGGGTGATGTGGCACTATTGGCGTGTGCTGCAGCACTATTGTGCAGGCGGCTGAATAAAGCCAATGGAGGATATTGTGATGAAAATGTTGAAAAAGACGCAACACCTCGCCGCAGCGGCGGTGCTGGCCCTGGCCGGCGCGTCAGCGCACGCGGCGTCGACCGTGGATTCGATCCACTTCCTGATCCCCGGCGGTGCCGGCGGCGGTTGGGATGGCACCGCCCGTGGTACCGGCGAGGCGTTGACAAACGCCGGGCTGGTCGGCTCTGCGTCCTACGAGAACATGTCGGGCGGCGGTGGCGGCAAGGCGATCGGCTACCTGATCGAGAACGCCGCGTCCAACCACGGCACCATGATGGTCAACTCCACACCGATCGTGATTCGCTCGTTGACGGGTGTGTTCCCGCAGAGCTTCCGCGACCTGACCCTGGTGGCAGGCACCATCGGAGACTACGCCGCGTTGGTCGTGCCAGCCGAGGGTGATATCCAGGACCTCAATGGCCTGATTTCGGCCTTCAACGCGGATCCGAGCAGCGTTGCCATCGGCGGTGGCTCGGTGCCGGGCGGCATGGACCACCTTGTGGCGGCCATGGTGTTTCAGACCGCTGGGGCCGACCCGATCTCCATGAAATACGTGCCCTACGACGGTGGTGGCGCGACCATGGCGGGCCTGCTGTCAGGCGAAGTGCAGGCCGTGTCCACCGGGTTCTCCGAGGCGGTTGAGCTCGCCAAGGCCGGCGAAGTCAAGATCATCGGTGTGACCTCCGACGAGCGCGTCGACGCCTTCCCGGATGCCATGACCATGAAGGAACAGGGCAACGACACCACTTTCGTGAACTGGCGTGGCTTCTTCGCGGCACCCGGCCTGCCGGCCGACACGCTCGCGGCCTACCAGGATGTGCTGACCAAGATGTACGACACCCCGGAGTGGGAAGAGGTGCGCGCACGCAACGGGTGGGTGAACATCCACAACAACGGCGACGATTTCCGCGTCTTCCTCGAACAGCAGGAAGAGGTGATCGGCGACCTGATGCGCAAGCTCGGCTTCCTCTGAGCCTCGGCGCAGCTCGTGACCCGGCCGGCGCCTGCGCTGGCCGGTTTTTTTGACCAGGAACGATCACCATGACGCTCGACCGTTGGATTGCGATTGTCATTCTGGTGGTGTGCCTCGCCTACGGGTACACGGCCTTTTTTGCCATGGACGATCTGCTGCCGCCGATCATGCGACGCAGTCCGATCTGGCCGTCGAGCTTTCCTAAGGTGCTCGCTGTCGGCGGCATCCTGTTGTCGCTGGCCATCATCTTCGGCGTAGAGAAAAACGCGGGTACGGCGCAGAGCGACATCGACCTCAACCGGCTCGGCCAATACAAGGTGGGCCAGGCGCTGTTGTTGCTCGGACTGATGGTCGCGTACGCCCAGTTGCTCCGGCCGCTCGGGTTTCTCGCCGCGACCTTCGCGTTTCTTTTCATCGGCAGTTACCTCCT
This genomic window from Pseudomonadota bacterium contains:
- a CDS encoding tripartite tricarboxylate transporter substrate-binding protein, coding for MKMLKKTQHLAAAAVLALAGASAHAASTVDSIHFLIPGGAGGGWDGTARGTGEALTNAGLVGSASYENMSGGGGGKAIGYLIENAASNHGTMMVNSTPIVIRSLTGVFPQSFRDLTLVAGTIGDYAALVVPAEGDIQDLNGLISAFNADPSSVAIGGGSVPGGMDHLVAAMVFQTAGADPISMKYVPYDGGGATMAGLLSGEVQAVSTGFSEAVELAKAGEVKIIGVTSDERVDAFPDAMTMKEQGNDTTFVNWRGFFAAPGLPADTLAAYQDVLTKMYDTPEWEEVRARNGWVNIHNNGDDFRVFLEQQEEVIGDLMRKLGFL
- a CDS encoding tripartite tricarboxylate transporter TctB family protein; the protein is MTLDRWIAIVILVVCLAYGYTAFFAMDDLLPPIMRRSPIWPSSFPKVLAVGGILLSLAIIFGVEKNAGTAQSDIDLNRLGQYKVGQALLLLGLMVAYAQLLRPLGFLAATFAFLFIGSYLLGERRYLLMATVSAVAAGFIWYLVNEVLGIFLSPLPLFLS